The genomic region TCATGTACATAACTGAACATAACAGAATATAAGATACATAAATTACCCAGAAAAAACTCTTCTTGGAGTTGTATTTCAGTGACTGTTTGTGTCCCTGTTTGTGATGCAATATATTTTCAGGacaataaatgaatgcattttgctTTATTAGTTATAGAAAGAAAGATGTTTGAAACAGAGGCATCAAAATAGCAAAAATGTTTGAAACAATAACAGAATAAGATTGAACAGGCACACCACTTCTGATTTAATAGGGTGTCTAGGGAAAGAGATCAGTGAGAAATGGAACACACAAATGGTAACTTGTCTGAGCATTTTTGGTCATTCCAATTTCCTGCAGCTGTTATGAGAAAGAAAAAGGATgttttattatacaaataattatacaGGAAATTAGCATCATAatgtggtcacactttattttaagttcctttttttttttttttttactattagcCAAACATTAACTagaacttttgcctcaataaactcctaatttgctgcttattaataaatagtaaggtagttgttaagtttaggtattggattAGGGATGAAGAATATGCTCATGTAGAATACATTATAagtataaacagccaatatgttaataataggcatggtaataagcaactagttaataatgacAATTGGTCACTACACTTATGTGTTAACCGTAATGCTTACATTTAGAAAGGCAAATAGAGAAAATCTAGCTTGTAACTTAAACAGTGGAACATATGGGAGttaaaataatacttaattaaGTTTCCACAACAGAAAACATGTAAAGATGTTCACATCATTCAAATGATGTACCTCCAAAATTCATCTGAATGCAGTCCTCAAAACCCCCTAGGTTGTTGGGTTCTTTAGGGTTCCAAAGTTTGAAATTCATTTTGGACCCATCACTCCAGAACCACTTTCCCTCCTGTGAACAGAAGAGAACAAATATTTACACCTCTGTGTAAATTTGAACTTCTACTCTTTTCGCTTTAAGCAGTGTTGGTTTGATATTAGacagtaaattgttacattttcatCTTGGACAACAgcacaaagaacaaaaaaagcaAATACATTAACAACATAATAACATACTGAAACAGCATCATAGCCTCCTATCCAGTAAGAGTTCGAACTTGAGATCACGCTCTTTATGAATGCATACTCCAATGTACTGTGTACAGAGGCAAGGTTCCCACCATAGGTCAAGCACGTTGCCTGAGGAGATTAAGACATGAGGAGAAACAgctattagatagatagatagatagatagatagatagatagatagatagatagatagatagatagatagatagataaaaagaaaacctttaaatacatttaaaaaataaataataataatacaactacaaataaggtaatatatattatacttttctGTCAGATGTTGTTTAGTATTTCATACCTCTGCATCACTCCAGGATAATGGACCGTTAAAAACCCTGAAGCATGTACGTCCATATCGTGCCCACCCACTCTGACAGGCTGTTACATCAAGATTTGGTATGTTTTATTGCAAGTTTCAGTGATCATTAATTCattgcattttatatattaacaaaaataaacatagaTATCAATTTGTCACCCATTTCTATTTATACAAGACCAAAGCACAATGCAACCTTACTTCACATCATTTACTACTTTTTTGATGATGTGTGTTTTTATTAGCAGGGAAATATATTTGATTCAATTAAGCAATTCAACTCGTGcaagattgttttttttactgaatgtTAGCAGCCTTGTTTCACAGTTACTCACAGCCATGTTAATGATATTGAGCACAACAGCATTTTTTCTCTGCCAGTGGCAGTTATTCCAAAAGAAGCAGTTATTAAGCTTTGGGTAAACTGGGTAAACTGAACAACATAGGAATTTTATACCAGTTGTTCTGATGTTGAAAGGTCAGATAATAAAATGCTGAAGATAAGTGAAAATTCAGTAATGGTATTTAGGGATGTTCAGTAAATGCTGCAGTATTGTCATGAACCATATCTCACCTGATGCATTCAGAGCAAagagcagacagagagacacacagacaatCCAGACTCCCATTGTTTCTCACTGAAATCAGCCAGGAATACTGCACATCTGAAACAACAATGAAACACGTTATACAtatctgaatataaatattatgtttatgCTATTGTAAATGCTGTAATGGATGTATTATTTTGGTAATACTTACAGAGAGCTTGCTGTATTCGTCTATTTCTCAGTGCAGATCTTTGACATTTTATATTGCAGATGGGTGGAGCCAGGGGGGACCGTGGCCACCCCACTCAAAACTGTAGTTTAAGTCCCCTTTTTTTCTTGACAGGAAATGCATTTTTAAGATGCAGAACCGCCGTATCTCTTTATGATCACATCAAACGAGAGAATTTTCAGACACACACTTCAGTTTCACCTCAGCGTCAGATGCGAGTCAAGCGAGCATGGAAAAGCTCCAGCAGCCAgatgagcttcagtagaacaactGTGAAGAGAATGGCAAATCACAGAAATGCTAAAGTGActaattttataaatttaaaacgATGCAATTCACAATGTTCTGTAAATGTTAGAAGCACATCATCTAATTAGTGAATGCACTTGtcttaaaatctattttttatatttaatgagaggtATCTATCAGTTGAGACTAGATGGGATACAACTGCGACTGCTGGACATACACAcatcagtatttcccattttttgTCATGCTGAACAAcagtaattactgtatttgcattattgtaaggggTGGGTGTAGACGTTCATAACATAGGtagctaatttaatttaatgttaactGAATCTATCCATTCACCTTCAGGAAGTGTGATCGCACTGCTCAGCTGGGATGTTATTGGCTGTGAATTTCCCTTGACACTCACAGCACTGTCTGTAGTTGGACTATCTTTAAACCCATATTAAACAGGGCatcattttgtttagttttttgttttttttgtgaaaatgtcgTGACaattgccaagtatggtaacccatactcagaattggtgctctgcatttaacccatccaagtgcacacacacagcagtgagtagtgaacacatcGTGAACACTCATCTGGAGCAGTGGGCACTCAAGGGCATTTCAGTCATGGGTAtcgagggtggaagagagtgctgttcattcactcccccccacctacaactcctgtgGTCCAACTCTCTAACAATATGGCCACAGCTGTCCCTAATGGTAGGGGGTTATGGGTGTTGGAGTGGGGGTAAACAGTTtacagttttacattttacagtttttttttactgtttaccataactgtttagttaatttttgctgtttattttttattttattttttatgctattgaaaaaagaaagaaaaaaaactcctgTACACTTCTGTATAGGGCTGGGCAGTATGAGCAAAAATTCATATATCTGcattttttggctaatttgtggtATAcggtagcatatatatatattggtattttgtatttggattaaacaaataaagtgaatgtaagcatgtaggcatgtaggcatatattatgcgcaaaaaagggttaaaatcacattacattgtaacattgcaatctaaaaaaaatttacagcagaagttaaagttactaaactatatatgaaaataataaaaatcacagacTAATTGAGTATAAAAAGTCTATTTTGATCAACCCATTACACTTTACAGTTAGTGCTATTATACAAATACACTTAGTTGTAATC from Carassius carassius chromosome 29, fCarCar2.1, whole genome shotgun sequence harbors:
- the LOC132109709 gene encoding ladderlectin-like isoform X1, yielding MGVWIVCVSLCLLFALNASAACQSGWARYGRTCFRVFNGPLSWSDAEATCLTYGGNLASVHSTLEYAFIKSVISSSNSYWIGGYDAVSEGKWFWSDGSKMNFKLWNPKEPNNLGGFEDCIQMNFGAAGNWNDQKCSDKLPFVCSISH
- the LOC132109709 gene encoding ladderlectin-like isoform X2 yields the protein MGVWIVCVSLCLLFALNASACQSGWARYGRTCFRVFNGPLSWSDAEATCLTYGGNLASVHSTLEYAFIKSVISSSNSYWIGGYDAVSEGKWFWSDGSKMNFKLWNPKEPNNLGGFEDCIQMNFGAAGNWNDQKCSDKLPFVCSISH